A part of Tigriopus californicus strain San Diego chromosome 10, Tcal_SD_v2.1, whole genome shotgun sequence genomic DNA contains:
- the LOC131889547 gene encoding FAD-dependent oxidoreductase domain-containing protein 1-like yields MLTKLGPCLSPMWARLLYSGKAGRVRSWHSSGRWLKQDEVVANGPANEATPPPSAVVKSHSSQVEKPFPERTLVEFAEEETSVPVMSLKEEEYRLKVKDSYLVDYKNNQGLVRYMFKKPFETSYLTNRPIQNNILRAVDQIKPQSMQKTTFFKEGINHHYETYTKSGLGFSFQYRQCVTTTTGGTIRLQYSRQENIEMAQYGVDFFRQAGKLLYTHHAPHQPRVNFHPTGLLALADDSQAELLEQTHGVQISLGVRAELMSPAQLSKRFPYINTQGVAVASHGHECAGRVDPFALLSNLKMKCEDLGVTFVHGDVHNFVHEMLNDQKFVDEEGRSLKTGKAVTDRESEIERVHNRVTEAHIHLPDGDVWPLAAGRFILCGGHQNGHLGRLCGFGLGKEELVADLPVEPRKRYYFKLSAPQGPGLNCPLVVDNTGVFFRREGYGGVYYVSRPPGCLENEPSTQNLDVDMDYFHEWVLPPLVDRVPAFKDAKVMDCYGTFEDVNFHDENPVIGPHPYHTNVLLGVGGSGMGIQLAPAIGRALCEYLTEHECKTLSLENFDFQRLLFHKPMFEAIHLS; encoded by the exons ATGTTGACCAAACTCGGCCCTTGTCTCTCGCCGATGTGGGCTCGCCTTCTCTATTCCGGCAAAGCCGGACGCGTCCGTTCGTGGCACAGTAGTGGCCGATGGTTGAAGCAAGACGAGGTGGTTGCCAACGGCCCAGCAAATGAGGCCACGCCTCCGCCTTCGGCCGTGGTGAAGTCCCATTCCAGCCAGGTGGAAAAGCCCTTTCCCGAGCGGACGTTGGTCGAGTTTGCAGAGGAAGAGACCTCCGTGCCTGTCATGAGCCTGAAAGAAGAAGAGTATCGACTCAAAGTCAAGGACTCGTATCTCGTCGACTATAAGAACAACCAAGGTTTGGTCAGATATATGTTCAAGAAGCCATTCGAAACCTCCTACCTCACCAATCGACCCATCCAGAACAATATACTGCGGGCCGTCGACCAAATCAAACCCCAGTCCATGCAGAAAACCACATTCTTCAAGGAGGGCATAAATCATCATTACGAG ACATACACAAAATCTGGGTTGGGGTTTTCGTTTCAGTATCGCCAGTGTGTCACCACCACAACCGGAGGGACCATTCGATTGCAATACTCGCGGcaagaaaacattgaaatggcTCAATACGGGGTGGATTTCTTCCGGCAGGCGGGCAAGTTGCTATATACGCATCATGCGCCCCATCAGCCGCGTGTCAATTTTCACCCTACTGGGCTCCTAGCTCTGGCTGACGACTCTCAAGCCGAGCTTTTGGAACAGACACACGGAGTGCAAAT AAGTCTCGGGGTGCGAGCCGAACTGATGTCACCTGCTCAACTTAGCAAAAGATTTCCTTACATCAACACGCAAGGGGTAGCCGTGGCCAGCCATGGCCATGAATGTGCGGGCAGGGTTGATCCATTCGCCCTCCTTAGCAATCTCAAGATGAAGTGCGAAGATCTCGGAGTGACCTTCGTACACGGAGACGTGCACAATTTTGTCCACGAGATGCTGAACGACCAAAAATTCGTGGATGAAGAGGGCCGTAGTCTTAAGACGGGGAAGGCAGTCACCGACCGGGAAAGTGAAATCGAAAGAGTGCACAACCGTGTCACTGAAGCTCATATTCATCTGCCGGATGGTGATGTATGGCCTTTGGCTGCGGGTAGATTTATCCTTTGTGGTGGCCATCAAAACGGACATTTAGGTCGTCTCTGCGGGTTTGGGCTTGGCAAGGAAGAGTTAGTGGCTGATCTGCCCGTTGAGCCCCGGAAGCGATATTACTTCAAGCTATCAGCTCCCCAGGGTCCCGGTTTGAATTGTCCACTCGTGGTGGATAACACGGGCGTATTTTTCCGCCGAGAAGGCTATGGTGGCGTGTACTATGTCAGCCGGCCTCCAGGTTGCCTGGAAAATGAACCCAGCACTCAAAATTTAGACGTGGATATGGATTACTTTCACGAGTGGGTCTTGCCACCATTGGTTGATCGAGTGCCAGCGTTCAAAGATGCCAAG GTCATGGATTGTTATGGAACCTTTGAGGATGTCAACTTTCATGACGAGAACCCCGTTATCGGACCCCATCCTTATCATACAAACGTTCTTCTCGGCGTCGGTGGAAGTGGCATGGGAATTCAATTAGCTCCAGCTATCGGCAGAGCTCTGTGCGAATATCTCACCGAGCACGAATGCAAAACTCTGTCATTGGAGAATTTTGACTTTCAAAGGTTGCTCTTTCACAAACCTATGTTTGAAGCCATTCATTTATCGTGA